Part of the Lolium rigidum isolate FL_2022 chromosome 6, APGP_CSIRO_Lrig_0.1, whole genome shotgun sequence genome, CGTCCAGGTTCTGCCGCAGGTTCGGGTTTCTGGTGCAGTTGGCGGCCAGCCTATTCCCGAACGCGTCGCCATTGGCGGCACGGTCGGAGAAGAACCCGCAGGCGGCCCTCCCGACGGTGTGCGCGCCCGAGAGCGCCACGAGGTCGGCGAGGTCGCGGAGGCCCTTGTCACTGAAGGCCCTGGCGAGGGCGGACACGCTGGAGGTGGAGGGCGCGGGGAGGCCGTTGACGGCGTTCTGGGGCGCCGGGGCGAGGCTGTCGAGGACGCCCCGTGGCACGGCGTAGGTTGgcccgccggagaagacgacggccGCGCGGGTGGCGAGGGTGGAgatgtcggcgcaggagacgGTGGGTCCACATGCCGCGTGCACCTTGGCCCGGATGTCCTCGATGAGCTGCAGCGCGCGCGGCTGCAGCGTCCTGTTGGGCCCCATGCTCTGCTCGGTGCCGCTACCCTTGAGGTACACGGAGGCGTCGCAGCCATTGGGTAAGCAGTCGtggaagaagatgcggaggagcCCCGCGGCGAGGGCGATCTCCTGCCGGAGGGCGGTCTGCACTGCGGAGGTCACGATGCTGTCCAGCTGCGGGCACGTCTGGGACAGCGTCGGG contains:
- the LOC124659589 gene encoding cationic peroxidase SPC4-like, which translates into the protein MAMASRSSRAAGTRVLAFLTVSVLLTPTLSQTCPQLDSIVTSAVQTALRQEIALAAGLLRIFFHDCLPNGCDASVYLKGSGTEQSMGPNRTLQPRALQLIEDIRAKVHAACGPTVSCADISTLATRAAVVFSGGPTYAVPRGVLDSLAPAPQNAVNGLPAPSTSSVSALARAFSDKGLRDLADLVALSGAHTVGRAACGFFSDRAANGDAFGNRLAANCTRNPNLRQNLDVVTPDLFDNGYYRALVASQGVFTSDMVLIRDASTAPIVRQFANSKDAFFTQFAKSMAKLATAPRPGGNVGEIRRSCFSRNARTAIETAVDVAGDEGFSASA